From a single Lolium rigidum isolate FL_2022 chromosome 7, APGP_CSIRO_Lrig_0.1, whole genome shotgun sequence genomic region:
- the LOC124670595 gene encoding uncharacterized protein LOC124670595, with translation MAARRPCAVAVLACAAAFLVAAVGKPERPSMWDRDVVPVYLSPGASPYWVSCYDRSNPEQDTLPPACTLQARQCPRDCRDLCYLDCLTCKLVCICDLSGTECHDPRFVGGDGNKFLFHGRRDADFCLLSDSNLHINAHFIGKRNEQGARDFTWVQALGIRFGGHRLYLGVKRTVTWNSAVDRLAITFDGLPVELDAAPAASWSPASAPALSVFRTGAANGVVVRLDGRFRIVANAVPVTEEDSRVHGYGLTADDSLAHLNVAFKFHSISADVHGVLGQTYRSDYVSAGVDMGAKIPVMGGAGKYQVSNIFGTDCEVARFAGEDLGEVGLIQEPADTMCGSGKGSAGLVCKK, from the exons ATGGCTGCCCGGCGCCCGTGCGCGGTGGCGGTGCTCGCCTGCGCCGCCGCATTCCTCGTTGCCGCGGTCGGCAAGCCAGAGCGCCCCAGCATGTGGGACCGCGACGTGGTACCCGTCTACCTGAGCCCCGGCGCGTCGCCCTACTGGGTGAGCTGCTACGACCGCAGCAACCCGGAGCAGGACACCCTGCCACCGGCGTGCACGCTCCAGGCGCGCCAGTGCCCCCGCGACTGCCGCGACCTCTGCTACCTGGACTGCCTCACCTGCAAGCTCGTCTGCA TCTGTGATCTGAGCGGCACGGAGTGCCACGACCCGCGCTTCGTCGGCGGCGACGGCAACAAGTTCCTCTTCCACGGCCGCAGGGACGCCGACTTCTGCCTCCTCTCCGACTCCAACCTGCACATCAACGCGCACTTCATCGGCAAGCGCAACGAGCAGGGGGCACGGGACTTCACCTGGGTGCAGGCGCTCGGCATCCGCTTCGGCGGCCACCGCCTCTACCTCGGCGTCAAGCGGACCGTCACCTGGAACAGCGCCGTCGACCGCCTCGCAATCACCTTCGACGGCCTGCCCGTCGAGCTCGACGCCGCACCGGCAGCTAGCTGGAGCCCGGCCTCCGCGCCCGCACTATCCGTCTTCCGCACCGGCGCGGCCAATGGCGTGGTGGTGCGCCTCGACGGGCGGTTCCGCATCGTCGCCAACGCGGTGCCGGTCACCGAGGAGGACTCGAGGGTCCACGGCTACGGCCTCACCGCCGACGACAGCCTCGCACACCTCAACGTCGCCTTCAAGTTCCACTCCATCAGCGCCGACGTGCACGGCGTGCTCGGCCAGACCTACCGCTCCGACTACGTCAGCGCCGGGGTCGACATGGGCGCCAAGATCCCGGTGATGGGAGGCGCCGGGAAGTACCAGGTGTCTAACATCTTCGGGACGGACTGCGAGGTGGCGCGCTTCGCCGGCGAGGATCTCGGGGAGGTGGGCCTGATCCAGGAGCCGGCCGACACAATGTGCGGCAGCGGCAAGGGCAGCGCCGGGCTGGTCTGCAAGAAGTGA
- the LOC124674679 gene encoding 60S acidic ribosomal protein P2A-like, whose amino-acid sequence MKYIAAYLLAYLGGNSCPSAEDLTSTLESVGCEIDAERLELLLSQVKGKDITELLAAGREKFASVPSGGGGAAVAAAAPTSGGAAPAAESKKEEKVVEKEESDDDMGFSLFD is encoded by the exons ATGAAGTACATCGCTGCGTACCTGCTTGCCTACCTCGGTGGCAACTCCTGCCCCTCTGCAGAGGACCTGACCTCCACCCTGGAGTCAG TTGGTTGCGAGATTGACGCTGAGAGGCTGGAACTCTTGCTGTCCCAAGTGAAGGGCAAGGACATCACTGAGCTCTTGGCTGCTGGTAGGGAGAAGTTTGCTTCAGTtccaagcggtggtggtggtgctgcagtTGCTGCAGCTGCTCCCACCAGTGGCGGTGCTGCTCCTGCAGCTGAGTCCAAGAAGGAAGAGAAGGTCGTTGAGAAGGAAGAGAGCGATGAT GACATGGGTTTCAGCCTGTTTGACTAA
- the LOC124670766 gene encoding uncharacterized protein LOC124670766 encodes MAFVRRPCAVALLACAAAFLVAVVGAQPADPSGKPLDTNPILTDPDIQRVYMSPGGPLTTVSCYNRSNPAAKEPDCRITARQCPRGCRDLCYVHCPTCKLVCMCDLTGTECYDPRFVGGDGNKFLFHGRRDADFCLLSDSNLHINAHFIGKRNEQGARDFTWVQALGIRFGGHRLYLGVKRTVTWNSAVDRLAVTFDGLPVELDAAPAASWSPASAPALSVFRTGAANGVVVRLDGRFRIVANAVPVTEEDSRVHGYGLTADDSLAHLNVAFKFYSISADVHGVLGQTYRSDYVSAGVDMGAKIPVMGGAEKYQVSNIFGTDCEVARFAGEDVGEVGLIQEPADTMCGSGKGSAGLVCKK; translated from the exons ATGGCGTTTGTCCGGCGCCCGTGTGCGGTGGCGCTGCTCGCCTGTGCCGCCGCGTTCCTCGTTGCCGTCGTCGGCGCCCAGCCGGCGGACCCGAGCGGCAAGCCGTTGGATACCAATCCCATCCTCACGGACCCCGATATACAGCGCGTGTACATGAGCCCTGGCGGGCCGCTCACCACGGTGAGCTGCTACAACCGGAGCAACCCGGCGGCGAAGGAGCCTGACTGCAGGATCACGGCGCGCCAGTGCCCCCGCGGCTGCCGCGACCTCTGCTACGTGCACTGCCCCACCTGCAAGCTCGTCTGCA TGTGTGATCTGACCGGCACGGAGTGCTACGACCCGCGCTTCGTCGGCGGCGACGGCAACAAGTTCCTCTTCCACGGCCGCAGGGACGCCGACTTCTGCCTCCTCTCCGACTCCAACCTGCACATCAACGCGCACTTCATCGGCAAGCGCAACGAGCAGGGGGCACGGGACTTCACCTGGGTGCAGGCGCTGGGCATCCGCTTCGGTGGCCACCGCCTCTACCTCGGCGTCAAGCGGACCGTCACCTGGAACAGCGCCGTCGACCGCCTCGCCGTCACCTTCGACGGCCTGCCCGTCGAGCTCGACGCCGCGCCGGCAGCCAGCTGGAGCCCGGCCTCCGCGCCCGCGCTTTCCGTCTTCCGCACCGGCGCGGCCAACGGCGTGGTTGTGCGCCTCGACGGGCGGTTCCGCATCGTCGCCAACGCGGTGCCGGTCACCGAGGAGGACTCGAGGGTCCACGGCTACGGCCTCACCGCCGACGACAGCCTCGCGCACCTCAACGTTGCCTTCAAGTTCTACTCCATCAGCGCCGACGTGCATGGCGTGCTCGGCCAGACCTACCGCTCCGACTACGTCAGCGCCGGGGTCGACATGGGCGCCAAGATCCCGGTGATGGGAGGCGCTGAGAAGTACCAGGTGTCCAACATCTTCGGGACGGACTGCGAGGTGGCGCGCTTCGCCGGCGAGGATGTCGGGGAGGTGGGCCTGATCCAGGAGCCGGCGGACACCATGTGCGGCAGCGGCAAGGGCAGCGCCGGGCTGGTCTGCAAGAAGTGA
- the LOC124678208 gene encoding uncharacterized protein LOC124678208: MDVDKQETMEETILVGDDLMRGPPSPVVPKEIASHVLEGVELCDGILKNLFLCLQINDIEPFCQDEIVLYQQCIAKRDKEIRERLQDSEYKLGVSMPLEAAKERVTQLQSELTLLERRMILASGLQGMEGFRQRWSLHGQLGDTRKRLEALNNGMAKREKPSSPDPVEGTAPAAKKRWFF, from the exons ATGGATG TCGATAAACAAGAAACGATGGAAGAGACCATTCTGGTCGGCGATGATCTTATGCGTGGGCCGCCTTCCCCTGTCGTACCGAAAGAAATTGCATCGCATGTCCTCGAAGGAGTTGAGCTTTGCGATGGTATCCTCAAGAATCTTTTCCTGT GCCTGCAAATCAATGATATTGAGCCATTTTGTCAAGACGAAATTGTGCTATACCAACAATGTATTGCGAAACGG GATAAGGAAATAAGGGAGCGGCTCCAGGATAGTGAATATAAATTGGGTGTGTCGATGCCTCTTGAAGCAGCAAAGGAAAGGGTCACGCAACTCCAGTCAGAACTCACACTGCTTGAAAG GCGTATGATTCTTGCAAGTGGACTTCAGGGTATGGAAGGATTTCGCCAACGATGGAGCTTGCATGGACAGCTTGGCGATACAAG AAAGAGATTGGAAGCGCTGAACAATGGAATGGCGAAAAGAGAGAAGCCAAGTTCTCCTGATCCAGTGGAAGGCACAGCACCTGCAGCTAAGAAGAGGTGGTTCTTTTAG